ACTTACCTGCTGCTGGATACCTTTAAGCCGGCATTCTACGGCATCCACCCCGATTTGCATTTTGGCCTGGCCCTGAAGGATGGCTATACCCACTTCGCCTCCCCTACCCGGCGCTATCCCGATCTAGTCATTCATCGTCTTCTGCATGCCATTTTTGAGCACGGACGCGATCGCAGATCGACCCGCTCTAAGGATCGGGTGAATTTGCGCCATAGCTCTTGCCATGGCCAGATTAACTGGAATGTCTTGCCCCCTGACATTCAGCATGAGTTTGAGGACTACTTCACTCGGATCACCGTGCATTTGACCGAACGGGAGCGCCTGGCCCAAGATGCCGAGTCCGATCTCGAAGGCCTCAAGAAAGCCGAATTCATGCGGGCCCATACCGGCGAAGTCTTCCACGGATTAATTACCGGGGTGCAGTCCTACGGCTTCTTCGTCGAGATCGAAGAGCTGCTGGTGGAGGGCTTGGTCCATGTCAGTTCCCTGAAGGACGACTGGTATGAGTATCGCTCTCGGCAGCAGAAACTGGTGGGACGCAAGAGCCGCAGACAGTACCGGCTGGGAGACCACGTGGAAGTGCAGGTCAAGAGTGTGGACTACTACCGCCAGCAAATTGACCTGGTTGCCGTCGGTGGCGGCAGTGAAGCCAGTGACGATGATGGCGACAGCTGGGCCAACGAGGACGAGGGCAATGGCCACAATGGCCGTGGCAGTGACGAGAGTGAGTAGCGTCGTGTCGTGGTGACCTCGACTGCTGCGACGACGGCTGCTGCGACCATGGACTCGCTGATTCTGGGAGTCACCGGCGCCTCGGGATTGATCTATGCGGTGCGGGCGTTACGGTTTCTCTTGGGGGCGGGCTGGGCCATCGACCTGGTGGCGTCTAAGGCCGTGTATCAAGTCTGGCAGGCGGAACAGGGACTGCGGATGCCGGCAGACCCCGCTCGCCAATCGGCATTTTGGCGGCAACAGGCTGGGGTGGAGACGGGGGGAACCCTGCGCTGTCATCCTTGGGCCGATGTCGGCGCTACGGTGGCCAGTGGTTCCTTTCACACGGCGGGCATGGTGGTGATGCCCTGTAGCATGAGCACGGTGGCTAAGTTGGCGGCGGGGCTCAGTTCTGATCTGTTAGAGCGGGCCGCCGATGTGCAGTTGAAGGAGGGGCGACCGCTGGTGGTGGTGCCCCGGGAGACGCCGTTTAGTCTGATTCATCTGCGTAACTTAACCACCTTGGCCGAAGCCGGCGTCAGAATCGTGCCCGCCATCCCGGCCTGGTATCATCACCCCCAGACCATCGACGATCTGGTCGATTTCGTCGTCGCCCGCGCCCTAGATCAACTCGGGATCGATTGTGTGCCCCTGAAGCGCTGGCAAGGGCATTGAGGGGGCTCGGCCGCCGCAGCGAGGCCTGAGGCGATCTACTATGGTGGCATGATAGCCAGGCCCTTGCTTTGGGAGTCTCAGAACCTGCTATGACCACCACCCGCTTAGTCATTGTCCTGATCGCCTTGGGGGCGCGCTGGTGCTGTTGGCGGTGCAGAATCCGGCCCCAGCCTTGCCGCTAGTATTTCTGGGCTGGCGTACCGTGGCCTTGCCGTTGGCGGCTTGGGTGCTGGGTGCGATCGCATTGGGGGGGCTCACCAGTCTCTTCCTAGCTGGGCTGCTATCCTTACACACGCCGCCACCGGTGCGCAAATCTCAACGCCATAGTCGAGGCCCCAGTGGTCCGGCCCAGCGCTCCTGGGCAGCGGCTCCTACCCCGGCAGCGGCGACCCCAGACCCGGCAGAGACGTCCCAGGATCAGGAAGACAACACCCCAAGTTTTACCGGAGAGAGCCCTGCCCCAGAATCTGACTGGCAGGACTGGAGCAACGTATCGTCTCCCAGCCAGTGGGAAGACTGGGACAAAACCCGGCGCCAATCCTCCCCAGAGGCCTCCCAACGGGCGCGGCGGTCGGGGTCGTCGGAAAGAGGCGGCCCGCATCGATGAATCCTGGCAGGAATTGGCCCAGGGGTGGGAAGGGGTGGAGCGACCCCCAACCATAGCCCGGGGGGTGAGTCCGGTGGAAGATAACTTGGCAGACATCACCGGGGGCTGGGAGGACTCTCCGCCCCCAGCCAGAGGCAGGGCTGACACCGCCCCCGAGCATCGGGCCGCAGCCCGGGAGTATGAGACCCCCCAATCCCCGAAAAGGGTGTATCAGTCTGGTTCCCTCTATTCCTATAGCTACCGCAATCGGGAGGCTGACCCTGAGGACGCCGCCGTCGACGATGAGGAAGTCGCCATCGAGGACGAGGAGTCTCTGGCGTCAGTCGAGCCCCATGACATCCCAGCCTACGAGTATGAGGAGGAGCCAGATGAGCCAGAGCGTCCCCATCGGCCACCGACCCCAGGGCCTGACGGCGTTTATGACGCGGACTATCGGGTGATTATCCCTCCCCACCGTCCCCTAGAGGACGAGGATGCTTGAGTCACATCTTGCTGTGACCTTATCCTCTATCTATGCTGTGATATCGCCGCTGCTTGCCATGCCTGCCCAGCCTCACCCCCTGAGCGACTTACTCAAAGGCACCAATCTCTATCTCATCGGCATGATGGGATCTGGCAAGAGCACCATTGGTCACCTCTTGGGGCGACGGTTAAACTACCGCTTTATCGACACCGATGAGTTAATCGAGCAAACCACTGGCCAGACCATTCCCGAGATTTTCCAGCAGCACGGAGAAGCCAGCTTCCGTCAAATCGAGACCGATGTACTGGCCCAGGTATCGGCCTACACCCGCCTGGTGGTGGCCACCGGGGGCGGCATCGTCACCCAGCCCTATAACTGGAGCTACCTGCACCATGGCCTGGTGATCTGGCTGGAGGTGCCCTTGGCGGTCTTGCAGCGGCGACTGCAGGGGGATACCGGGCGGCCTCTCCTGCAAAGCGATGGCTGGACCGAGCGACTACAGGCACTCCTAGAGCAACGACAGCCCCTGTATGCCCAGGCCGATGTTCGGGTCACCGTCACGGCTCAACAGTCCCCCAAAGCCGTGACTCGCCAGACCCTAGAGCAGATTGGCCAGGTGCTGCGCTCCCCCACGCCCGAGCCTCCGCCCATCGCCCCATGAGACCACTCCCAGTAAACTGGCCTGATACACTACTGCAATAGTGCTAGCCCAGTCACCATCGTGTCCTTCGCCTCTACTCCCCAGCGTGATTTGATTCAAGAAGCCGATGCCCTGCGGGTCCGTGTCTTGAGTGAGGCCCTGCCCTACATCCAGACCTTTCGGGGCCGCACGGTGGTAATTAAGTATGGGGGGGCGGCCATGAAAGATGCCGGCCTCAAGGCCAAAGTGGTGCGAGACATTGTCTTCATGGCCTGCGTTGGCATTCAGCCCGTGGTTGTCCATGGCGGCGGCCCCGAAATCAATACCTGGTTGGGCAAATTGGGCATCGAGCCTCAGTTTAAGCATGGGCTCCGAGTCACCGACGCCACCACCATGGACGTGGTGGAAATGGTGCTAGATGGCCGCGTCAATAAGGAGCTGGTATCGCTAATTAACCAGGCTGGGGGCCAGGCCATCGGCCTCTGCGGCAAGGACGCCAACTTAATCATGGCCCGTCCCCAGGGCAGTCGCGAGGTGGGGTTTGTGGGGGAAGTCAGTAATGTCAACCCTGGTATTCTCAGGTCCCTGGTGGCCGCCGGTTATATTCCGGTGGTATCGAGTGTGGCCGCCGATGAGCAGGGGCAAGCTTATAACATCAACGCCGATACGGTGGCAGGGGAAATTGCGGCGGCCCTCAATGCCGAGAAGCTGATTCTGCTGACTGACACCCGCGGCATCCTGCGTGATTATAGTGATCCGTCCACCTTACTCCCTAAGCTCGACATTCAAACGGCTCGCCAACTCATCGACGCAGGGGTGGTAGCCGGGGGCATGATTCCCAAGGTCAATTGCTGCGTTCGCTCCCTGGCTCAGGGGGTGGGGGCGGCCCATATCATCGACGGTCGCATTCCCCATGCCTTGCTGCTAGAGATTTTTACTGACCTGGGGATTGGCTCCATGCTGGTGGCATCGGAGTTTTACAGCTAACTCCGCCGGGGGTTCGGTACAATGCGGGGAAAGCGGTTACCCCTGCGATATCTGCCATGGTGGTTCATTCGGTGCAATACGAATGGTTGCTGGCGACCTGCAGCCATTACGACGGTGCCCTAGCCCTGCTCAAACAGCACCGGCCCTACTTAGAGGCAATCCCCAGCATGCGAAGGCCCCAGCAGAGTATTATCACCCTGCCGTTGCCCAATGCCCGGGTGCGGCAGGCAACCCATGCGCCCGGTGCCCCTGGCAGTCAGATCGTGGCCGGCGCCGTGGTGATGCTTCCCTGTGATCTGGTCTTCCTCATGTGTGACCCAGAATGGAAGATTAAGACGGGAGTGGAGATTTTTGTCTATATCCATCGTCCCCAGGAGGACTTTTCCGGACTCTTGAGCCGCTGGCGCCAGACCCAAATTCTGATGGACCGAGGCTATGAATGGCTGCTGCCCAGCCGCCACCATTACCTGTTGAATGACGGCGCCGACGCTAGCCATCCTCTCTTTGTGGTGTTTCCCCAGACTCCAGAGCGGATCGTGACGGGGTTACGGGGGGCTGGATTGCCGGTGGTCGGGTATCCGCCGGAGCAACTGCCTGAGGTCGAGACGTCACCAGAGTTGAATGAGCTGACCGATATTCCGGAATTAGAGGATATTGACCCTAGTAGCCTCGAGGCTCCAGATCGCAATGACTAGGGGCCATTGATCCGGTGAGACTAGGGGCTAGGCGTTAACCATGGGGGCGTTGCCGTCATCCCTGGGGCGATGGGGCGGGCTGTGTCTGACGGCCATGCTGGGATTGCGGCTGCTCTTCTGGGGGCTGGCATTTCCCAATCCGGATGAGGCCTATTACTGGCTGTGGGGACAGCATCTG
This portion of the Halomicronema hongdechloris C2206 genome encodes:
- a CDS encoding flavin prenyltransferase UbiX; translated protein: MDSLILGVTGASGLIYAVRALRFLLGAGWAIDLVASKAVYQVWQAEQGLRMPADPARQSAFWRQQAGVETGGTLRCHPWADVGATVASGSFHTAGMVVMPCSMSTVAKLAAGLSSDLLERAADVQLKEGRPLVVVPRETPFSLIHLRNLTTLAEAGVRIVPAIPAWYHHPQTIDDLVDFVVARALDQLGIDCVPLKRWQGH
- a CDS encoding LapA family protein, translated to MLLAVQNPAPALPLVFLGWRTVALPLAAWVLGAIALGGLTSLFLAGLLSLHTPPPVRKSQRHSRGPSGPAQRSWAAAPTPAAATPDPAETSQDQEDNTPSFTGESPAPESDWQDWSNVSSPSQWEDWDKTRRQSSPEASQRARRSGSSERGGPHR
- a CDS encoding shikimate kinase → MTLSSIYAVISPLLAMPAQPHPLSDLLKGTNLYLIGMMGSGKSTIGHLLGRRLNYRFIDTDELIEQTTGQTIPEIFQQHGEASFRQIETDVLAQVSAYTRLVVATGGGIVTQPYNWSYLHHGLVIWLEVPLAVLQRRLQGDTGRPLLQSDGWTERLQALLEQRQPLYAQADVRVTVTAQQSPKAVTRQTLEQIGQVLRSPTPEPPPIAP
- the argB gene encoding acetylglutamate kinase; its protein translation is MSFASTPQRDLIQEADALRVRVLSEALPYIQTFRGRTVVIKYGGAAMKDAGLKAKVVRDIVFMACVGIQPVVVHGGGPEINTWLGKLGIEPQFKHGLRVTDATTMDVVEMVLDGRVNKELVSLINQAGGQAIGLCGKDANLIMARPQGSREVGFVGEVSNVNPGILRSLVAAGYIPVVSSVAADEQGQAYNINADTVAGEIAAALNAEKLILLTDTRGILRDYSDPSTLLPKLDIQTARQLIDAGVVAGGMIPKVNCCVRSLAQGVGAAHIIDGRIPHALLLEIFTDLGIGSMLVASEFYS